The stretch of DNA GGCCGCACCTGGCAGCGCTTCTCCGGCAACCCCGTCATCCCCAACGACGGGCGCAAGGACTTCCGCGATCCCAAGGTCTTCTGGCACGAGGGCTCCCAGGCCTGGGTCATGATCGTCTCCGTCGGCGACCACGTCTCCCTGTTCCGCTCCAGAGACCTCAAGGCCTGGACCCACGCCAGTGACTTCGGCCAGGGCATCGGCTCCCACGCCGCCGTGTGGGAGTGCCCCGACCTCTTCCCCCTGACCGACACCAGCGACGGCAGCACCCGCTGGGTCATGACCCTCTCGGTAGGTGCCAACGAGGAGACGGCCGGTTCCACCGCCCAGTACTTCATCGGGGACTTCGACGGCTCCGTCTTCTTCCCCGAGGACCACGAGACCCGGTTCACCGACGCCGGCCAGGACTTCTACGCCGCACAGAGCTTCGAGAACATCGAGGGCCGCCGTGTGTGGATGGCCTGGCTGGGCAACTGGAACTACCCCTACTCGCTCCCCACTGGCGACTGGCGTGGCGAGATGAGCATCCCGCGCGAGCTGTCCCTGACCACCCTCAACGGTCAACGCGTCCTCGTCCAGAAGCCCATCCCCGAGCTCGACGCGCTGCGCGGCAAGGCCACCGACCTCGCCGGTCTCACGGCCACCGACACCGCCGACGCCGCAGTGACGCAGCTGGGCAAGGGGCGCACGGTCGAGATCGACCTGACCCTGGACGTCTCCCAGGCCTCCGAGGCCTGGCTGGGACTCGCCCGCGGAGAGGTCGACGGCTCGGTCCAGGAGGTGCGTGTCGGCGTCAACGTCTCGGCCGGCACCCTCTACCTGGACCGTACCAACGGGGGTCTCACACAGATCGACGGCAAGGACGAGGGAACCACCACCGACTTCGCTCTGCGCCGCGAGGTCAGCTACCGCCCCACCGGCTCCACGGTGCGCCTGCACCTCTACCTCGATCGTTCCAGCCTCGAGGTCTTCGTCGACGACGGCGCCACGGTCGGCAGCCTCCTGGTCTTCACCGATCCCGGCTGTCAGGAGATCGTCCTGGGTGCCGCGGGCACGGCCACCATCGCCTCGGGCAGCCTCACCCCGCTGGCGGGGGCCCTGTAGGCAACACGCTCAAGAGGCGGGGTCGCCGGAACAGATGTTCCGGCGACCCCGCCATGATCTCTGGGTGATGCTGGCCAGCGGCGCCTACTTCAGGCGCTGCGGGCGGGTGTCACCGCCGTTGGTCCGGGCCCGGTCCGCGGGAACGTCGCCGAACCCTCCCAGGCCGTTGGTGCCGTAGGTGCGGTCCACCGAGGTGGTGTCCCCGGAGATGTTGATCTTCACCGTCGGGGCCAGTGAGCCCCCGCGCACCGGGTTGCCATCCTTGTTGCCGCCGATGGAGTCGATGAAGGACTCCACCAGGCCGCCGGGCATCACATAGTGCGAGTAGGACTGGTAGGTGTAGGGACTCTGGTTGAAGTCCGGCGAGTAGGGCTTACCCGGGTTGAAGTTGAGGTTGATCGGGTTGCCCAGCGCGATACCCGTGCTCTGGTTGAGCGGCTTGTAGTCCGATCGCAGCCCGTCGCCCACGAACCCGTAGACGCCCTCGGGGCCCTGGAGCCCGTCGGCGTAGGTCTCCCGGTGCGAGATCGTGAACAGGTAGTACTTGCCGTCCTGGAAGTAGATCTGGGGCCGCTCGGTCTGGTCGTTGACGCAGTTACCGCTCAGCAGCGGTGGCAGGTACTCCCACTGGGTCATCGCCTTGTTCTTGGCGCGGGCCAGCCCCACGTTGGCCAGCTGATAGTAGGCGCCGCGCTGGTTGACCGACTCGACCGTCTCCGCCTTGGGATCGCCCTTCTCATAGCCGAGATCCGCCTCGGTGCACGTGGCCAGGGTCGTGTTCTGACCGGCCTTGGCCGCGGCGTCGACGTACTGCTGCTCACGCACGAACGCCGAGTTGCCCTCGAAGACCATGTACTCGGTGGGGTCGGAGGGGTTGTTCTGGTCGCGGAAGGTGAAGGGGTCGCGGAAGTTCACGCCCGGGTTCTGCTCGCGGGTCTGGTAGTACTTGCCGTCCGGGACGAGCAGCTGGTGCTGGGTGCGGAATCCGGTGAGCCACACACCGTTCTCATCGGCGTGGATGCGTCCCTCGGACTGCACGATCCGCGGGTCGTAGGGCTTGGAGGAACCGTTGTTCTCCTGGCCTCCGTCGTTGTTCCCACTGCCGCCGGTGGTGCCGTTGTAGAAGGCCACCGAGGTGTAGAACATGCGGATCTTGTTGCCCTCCATGAGGCGGGCCGAACCGGACCACTCGGTCTGCGCCGTGAAGCTCTGATCCTCGAAGATCGAGCCGGAGGCACCGTCGGGGAAGACGTGCCCGCCGTAGATCCAGCCGCCGTTGGAGCTGTTCGCGCCGTCGGCCGAGGAGGTCTGCGTGCCGGCCTTGCGGTAGAAGAAGCCCAAGCGCGCGTGGGTGTGGCGGTCGTCAAAGGTGTAGCCGGCGTGCCGGTCGGCCACCAGGGAGAAGGCGATCTCCCATCCGTTGTAGGAGATCTGGTGGGCCGCCTCATCGGTCAGCGTCCAGGTGTCCCATACCCATACGTCGTCGCTCGTGGCCGGGAAGCCGTTGGAGATCTCCGGCATCGTGTACTGCTCGGGCATCGAATTGGTGCCCGACGGCGCATTGGGATTGGAGACCCGCTGGATCTGCATGGCGTCGGCGCGGGTCCACTTGGCCGTGTAGTTCTCATCGACCCCGTGGGCCTCGCCGGTGTGCTTGGTGGCGTTGGCCCAGCCGGGGTTGTCGGCCTTGAATCCGTTCGCTTCCTGCGCGGCGGCGCCCGGCGCGGCCTGCTGGTCCGCCTGACCGGCCTGTCCCTGCCCGGCCGGGGCCTGTCCGGCCTGCTGGCCGGCACCCGCCTCGGGGGAGGCCTCGGCGGAGGCGCTGGGCTCTGGGGATGGGGTCTCGTCGGCGAGGGCGGTGGTTCCGGTCCCGGCGACCAGGAACCCGATCGCCAGCGCCGCGGCCAGTCGTCTGCGACGGGCGCGGAACGAAGTATGTGTCACGGTCATTGTCCGTACTGTCCTTACTCATGAGGGATGAGGGTGTCAGTGCGCCGTGAGCCGATATTGCTTGATCTCCCAGCTGCTACCTTAGGGGAGCCTGGAGGTCAATGGGCAGGTCTTTAGGCCGACCGGTCAGTCCCGCCCGACTCCTACCAAAGGCGCATGCCCTGCGCTTTCAGGGATTAT from Actinomyces sp. Marseille-P3109 encodes:
- a CDS encoding glycoside hydrolase family 32 protein, whose amino-acid sequence is MTDESHGAHPSQSHQPVDPAESPDSAKASESEPTQPDAGPLEPQDAPDMNGSQNPHPQKAGLRRRTLILGAAGAGVLIVGVALQALSLFSDRRCCVDWFPTSTDTEDSPASAAYRPAYHYSPTKGNLADPNGLVLHEGEYHLFHQQDGTWGHAISSDMVHWKRTYTALEHDSQGLAMSGSCVVDGADTSGLVKGGGMVAVYTSTEGGEAQSLAYSSDRGRTWQRFSGNPVIPNDGRKDFRDPKVFWHEGSQAWVMIVSVGDHVSLFRSRDLKAWTHASDFGQGIGSHAAVWECPDLFPLTDTSDGSTRWVMTLSVGANEETAGSTAQYFIGDFDGSVFFPEDHETRFTDAGQDFYAAQSFENIEGRRVWMAWLGNWNYPYSLPTGDWRGEMSIPRELSLTTLNGQRVLVQKPIPELDALRGKATDLAGLTATDTADAAVTQLGKGRTVEIDLTLDVSQASEAWLGLARGEVDGSVQEVRVGVNVSAGTLYLDRTNGGLTQIDGKDEGTTTDFALRREVSYRPTGSTVRLHLYLDRSSLEVFVDDGATVGSLLVFTDPGCQEIVLGAAGTATIASGSLTPLAGAL
- a CDS encoding glycoside hydrolase family 68 protein codes for the protein MTVTHTSFRARRRRLAAALAIGFLVAGTGTTALADETPSPEPSASAEASPEAGAGQQAGQAPAGQGQAGQADQQAAPGAAAQEANGFKADNPGWANATKHTGEAHGVDENYTAKWTRADAMQIQRVSNPNAPSGTNSMPEQYTMPEISNGFPATSDDVWVWDTWTLTDEAAHQISYNGWEIAFSLVADRHAGYTFDDRHTHARLGFFYRKAGTQTSSADGANSSNGGWIYGGHVFPDGASGSIFEDQSFTAQTEWSGSARLMEGNKIRMFYTSVAFYNGTTGGSGNNDGGQENNGSSKPYDPRIVQSEGRIHADENGVWLTGFRTQHQLLVPDGKYYQTREQNPGVNFRDPFTFRDQNNPSDPTEYMVFEGNSAFVREQQYVDAAAKAGQNTTLATCTEADLGYEKGDPKAETVESVNQRGAYYQLANVGLARAKNKAMTQWEYLPPLLSGNCVNDQTERPQIYFQDGKYYLFTISHRETYADGLQGPEGVYGFVGDGLRSDYKPLNQSTGIALGNPINLNFNPGKPYSPDFNQSPYTYQSYSHYVMPGGLVESFIDSIGGNKDGNPVRGGSLAPTVKINISGDTTSVDRTYGTNGLGGFGDVPADRARTNGGDTRPQRLK